A genomic region of Candidatus Thermoplasmatota archaeon contains the following coding sequences:
- the dph5 gene encoding diphthine synthase — MAGELVFVGLGLWDARDVSVRGREAIARADEVFLEGYTSFLGGADRAALEAFHGRRIVRLDREAVEDGSAILAAARERRVALLVVGDPMAATTHVDLRIRAQRRGIPTRVVPGASIVTTAAGLLGLQSYKFGRATTVPFTRPGYEPESPYEVVAANRSRGLHTLVLLDIEAREGRFLRADEALRFLLSVEARRKEQALSPEGTVCVVARAGSDDPGLFAGPAASLAHMDFGPPLHAIVVPGALHELEAEALRVLCRWPDGSKAGP; from the coding sequence TTGGCCGGCGAGCTCGTGTTCGTGGGGTTGGGCCTCTGGGACGCGCGGGACGTGAGCGTGCGCGGCAGGGAGGCGATCGCGCGCGCCGACGAGGTCTTCCTCGAAGGCTACACGAGCTTCTTGGGAGGCGCGGACCGCGCGGCGCTCGAAGCCTTCCACGGCCGGCGGATCGTTCGCCTGGACCGCGAAGCGGTGGAGGACGGTTCCGCGATCCTGGCGGCGGCGCGCGAGCGGAGGGTCGCGTTGCTCGTGGTGGGCGACCCCATGGCGGCCACGACGCACGTGGACCTTCGCATCCGCGCGCAGCGGCGGGGAATCCCGACGCGCGTCGTGCCGGGGGCAAGCATCGTCACGACGGCCGCGGGCCTTCTGGGCCTCCAAAGCTACAAGTTCGGGCGCGCCACGACGGTCCCCTTCACGCGACCGGGTTACGAGCCCGAGAGCCCCTACGAGGTCGTGGCGGCCAACCGGTCGCGCGGCCTGCACACGCTCGTGCTCCTCGACATCGAGGCCAGGGAAGGCCGTTTCCTCCGCGCCGACGAGGCGTTGCGGTTCCTTCTCTCCGTGGAGGCTCGTCGCAAGGAGCAGGCGCTGTCGCCGGAAGGAACCGTGTGCGTCGTCGCGCGGGCCGGGAGCGACGACCCGGGACTCTTTGCCGGGCCGGCGGCGTCGCTTGCCCACATGGACTTTGGACCGCCGCTGCATGCGATCGTCGTTCCCGGGGCGCTCCACGAGCTGGAGGCGGAAGCCTTGCGCGTCCTGTGCCGATGGCCGGATGGGTCGAAGGCCGGCCCCTAG